ATCAGCTAAATTCAATCATAGACGAGTGACAACATACTAAAGggaataaaactttaaaatccAACGTTAGCTATCAAATCAAGATATCCAAAGATTCAAGATCAAAATTTACCTGAAATGGTAATGACCAAGACCATGCTTGACACCCCACTTGAACTCCCCAGTATACTTGCTGCCATCCTCGCAAGTATGAATACCACACCCATGACACTGCCCATTACACCACTCACCAGCATAAACATCACCTGTATAAAACCTATAAACCCCAATTCCATGTCTTAAACCCTGCCTATACTGCCCTCTATATCTGCTCCCTTTAGCCCATGTTTCAACTCCATAGCCATCATACTTCTCATCTACCCAATCACCCTCATATCTCCCACTCATATAATAGTAGTAAACCCCACTCCCTGAACACTTCCCTTTATGAAATTCACCCTCATAAACATCACCATTACTATAACCCTGAACCCATGACCCTGAATATGgcttgttttgtatttttggctTAGACCCAATTGACCAAACCACAGGTTTCGTAGCCTTTGTAGGTAAAGGTGTTGGCTTGAATTTATTTGGCAATGAACGAGCTACAAGTAAACGAAGAGAAGGCAAGCGAGGAAGCACAAGATTGAGACATGCTAAAAGGGTAATTGAGAAAGCAAGAATGAAAAGCAAATTTATGATAAACAAGCGGCGATGATTTGATAGAAAGAAGTAAAAAGAAGGCAAAACAATAAGAATCAAAACCGTCAAATGTACACAAAGCAGACGAGCATGGCTGAAATGGAAAAGGACTTTGTGAGCTAGAGTCTTGATAGATAATTTAGTAGTCAGTGGGATTGTAATAGTGTTccagattgtttttttatgagaatttgACTGGCTAGGGTTGCCATGGAGAGAGGAGAGTGTAGGGGAGTGAGAGGTAGAAGAAGCTGGTG
This genomic interval from Populus alba chromosome 1, ASM523922v2, whole genome shotgun sequence contains the following:
- the LOC118039101 gene encoding uncharacterized protein, with product MHQEALVTKQSRRSRGDRGRRHIISSGFTPLFDPSIHKKQRQIQRKTQSQSNPQNQPLLQIQIQIPPPTSPNPPLLTHQPYFQSYHEQEQTLFSNPSATQQPLISTPHKRLTIMDQSPASSTSHSPTLSSLHGNPSQSNSHKKTIWNTITIPLTTKLSIKTLAHKVLFHFSHARLLCVHLTVLILIVLPSFYFFLSNHRRLFIINLLFILAFSITLLACLNLVLPRLPSLRLLVARSLPNKFKPTPLPTKATKPVVWSIGSKPKIQNKPYSGSWVQGYSNGDVYEGEFHKGKCSGSGVYYYYMSGRYEGDWVDEKYDGYGVETWAKGSRYRGQYRQGLRHGIGVYRFYTGDVYAGEWCNGQCHGCGIHTCEDGSKYTGEFKWGVKHGLGHYHFRNGDTYSGEYFADKMHGFGVYQFGNGHRYEGAWHEGRRQGLGMYTFRNGETQSGHWQNGILDVSTVENGNPESPNASSHPKVVNAVQEAKRAAEKACDAARIEERVNKTIAYANKAANAARVAAVKAVQRQMHHQDSDDVPTPFV